Proteins encoded within one genomic window of Thiothrix litoralis:
- a CDS encoding NADH-quinone oxidoreductase subunit C encodes MTVSLEFIKDYLQEGLGSKVSTSTLALDELTLEVAAEHWLEVARFLRHDPMLDFAQLTDLCGVDYLTYGDAEWDVTTASRSGFSRAVQAEEADPFDFGESDGDVAFTGKRFAVVIHLLSVSRNVRIRVRTRCEDNGFPVVHSLVEIWNSSNWYEREAFDLFGIMFSGHPDLRRILTDYGFVGHPFRKDFPLIGQVEMRYDAEQKRVIYEPVSIEARVLVPRTIRADQRFSPPTAERDD; translated from the coding sequence ATGACTGTATCACTCGAATTCATCAAGGATTACCTTCAGGAAGGGCTGGGTAGTAAAGTCTCAACGAGCACTTTGGCGCTGGATGAGCTGACGCTGGAAGTGGCGGCTGAACACTGGCTGGAAGTTGCCCGTTTCTTGCGTCACGACCCCATGCTTGATTTTGCCCAGTTGACCGACCTGTGTGGTGTCGATTACCTCACTTACGGCGATGCGGAATGGGATGTGACCACCGCTTCCCGCAGCGGCTTTAGCCGAGCAGTGCAGGCAGAAGAGGCTGACCCATTCGATTTTGGCGAGTCGGACGGGGATGTCGCTTTTACAGGTAAGCGTTTCGCGGTGGTGATCCATTTGCTGTCAGTCAGCCGTAATGTGCGTATCCGGGTGCGTACCCGCTGTGAAGATAACGGTTTTCCGGTGGTACATTCACTGGTGGAAATCTGGAATTCCTCCAACTGGTATGAGCGTGAAGCATTCGATCTGTTCGGCATTATGTTCAGTGGACACCCCGATTTGCGCCGCATCCTGACCGACTATGGCTTTGTTGGGCATCCGTTCCGTAAGGATTTCCCGCTCATTGGACAGGTCGAAATGCGTTACGACGCCGAACAGAAGCGCGTTATTTATGAACCTGTGTCGATCGAGGCGCGTGTACTGGTGCCACGTACCATCCGTGCTGACCAGCGTTTCTCACCACCGACAGCGGAGCGTGATGACTAA
- a CDS encoding NADH-quinone oxidoreductase subunit NuoE family protein — protein MTEQPITMLKRKSALLSHHEREDIDSWLKRYPEDKKQSALLAALRAVMHEDHYLSREKMDAVADYLGLPEIAVYEVASFYSMYEMDAKAAAKYSISVCTNVSCMLCGSDGILEHIEGKLGIKLGEATPDGKFFLKVEEECLAACSSAPMMQVNHVYHTHLTPEKVDEILDGLE, from the coding sequence ATGACTGAACAGCCCATCACGATGCTCAAGCGCAAAAGCGCCTTGCTCAGCCATCACGAGCGTGAGGACATTGATAGCTGGTTAAAGCGCTATCCTGAGGATAAAAAACAGTCGGCGTTGCTAGCGGCGTTACGCGCTGTGATGCACGAAGACCATTACCTGTCCCGCGAGAAAATGGATGCGGTTGCCGATTACCTCGGCCTGCCAGAAATTGCCGTCTACGAAGTCGCCAGCTTCTATTCCATGTATGAAATGGATGCGAAAGCGGCGGCAAAATACAGCATTTCAGTCTGCACCAACGTTTCCTGCATGTTGTGCGGTTCCGACGGCATTCTGGAACACATTGAAGGCAAGCTGGGTATTAAGCTGGGCGAAGCGACCCCGGATGGCAAGTTCTTCCTCAAAGTGGAAGAAGAATGCCTCGCCGCGTGCAGCAGTGCGCCGATGATGCAGGTCAACCACGTATACCACACCCATCTCACCCCTGAAAAAGTGGATGAGATTCTGGACGGACTGGAGTAA
- the nuoI gene encoding NADH-quinone oxidoreductase subunit NuoI, with the protein MSLNLKHYFKTFSLQELLKGLGVTGKYFFERKVTIQYPEEKTPISNRFRGHHALRRYPNGEERCIACKLCEAVCPALAITIELEERPDGTRRTTRYDIDMFKCIYCGFCEEACPVDAIVETNIFEYHFENRGENIQTKDKLLAIGDKHEAEIAKMKAADAPYR; encoded by the coding sequence ATGAGTTTGAACCTGAAACATTATTTCAAGACGTTCAGCCTGCAAGAGTTGTTGAAGGGGTTGGGCGTGACGGGGAAGTATTTCTTCGAGCGCAAAGTCACGATCCAGTACCCGGAAGAAAAGACGCCGATTTCTAACCGTTTCCGGGGGCATCACGCGCTGCGCCGCTACCCGAATGGTGAGGAACGTTGTATTGCCTGCAAGCTGTGCGAAGCCGTTTGCCCGGCGCTGGCGATTACCATCGAGCTGGAAGAACGCCCGGATGGGACGCGCCGTACCACGCGCTATGACATTGATATGTTCAAGTGCATTTATTGCGGTTTCTGTGAGGAAGCCTGCCCGGTGGATGCGATTGTGGAAACCAATATTTTCGAGTACCACTTCGAGAATCGTGGTGAAAACATCCAGACCAAAGATAAATTACTGGCGATTGGCGATAAGCACGAAGCTGAAATCGCCAAGATGAAAGCCGCTGATGCCCCTTACCGTTAA
- the tpiA gene encoding triose-phosphate isomerase — MRQKLVAGNWKLNGSKATIEPLVSAILAGLKGLDNVAVAVCPPYVYIPMTQGLLSGDRIGLGSQDIADQETGAFTGEVSGTMLKEFGCSYAIVGHSERRAIYGEQDGDTARKFAAARKHGLKPILCVGETLEERESGVTEAVVARQLDAVIALEGVEALTDGVIAYEPVWAIGTGKTASPQQAQDVHAFIRGKLAALNESVAAKVQILYGGSVKGANAAELFAMPDIDGGLIGGASLDAQEFLAICKAGN, encoded by the coding sequence ATGCGTCAAAAATTGGTAGCAGGTAACTGGAAACTGAACGGATCAAAGGCAACTATCGAGCCATTGGTTAGCGCTATTCTGGCAGGGCTGAAAGGTCTGGATAATGTAGCGGTGGCAGTTTGCCCGCCTTACGTCTATATTCCCATGACCCAAGGTCTGTTGAGCGGAGACCGCATTGGTTTGGGTTCCCAAGACATTGCTGATCAGGAGACGGGTGCTTTTACCGGCGAAGTTTCTGGGACGATGCTGAAGGAATTCGGCTGTAGCTACGCGATTGTAGGGCACTCTGAGCGTCGTGCTATTTACGGTGAGCAGGATGGTGACACCGCTCGCAAATTTGCGGCTGCCCGCAAGCATGGCCTCAAGCCTATCCTGTGTGTTGGTGAAACGTTGGAGGAGCGTGAATCTGGCGTTACAGAAGCGGTGGTGGCACGTCAACTGGATGCGGTTATTGCATTGGAAGGTGTGGAGGCACTGACTGATGGCGTGATTGCTTACGAGCCAGTTTGGGCGATTGGTACTGGCAAAACAGCCAGCCCACAGCAAGCTCAGGATGTTCATGCATTTATTCGTGGTAAACTTGCTGCACTGAATGAATCAGTCGCAGCAAAGGTACAAATTTTGTACGGTGGCAGCGTCAAAGGCGCTAATGCTGCTGAATTGTTTGCAATGCCGGATATTGACGGCGGCCTGATCGGTGGTGCATCGCTGGATGCACAGGAATTTCTGGCCATCTGTAAGGCCGGAAACTAA
- a CDS encoding NuoB/complex I 20 kDa subunit family protein: protein MGVEGVLEKGFVTTTADALINWARTGSLWPMTFGLACCAVEMMHAGASRYDLDRFGIVFRPSPRQSDVMIVAGTLTNKMAPALRKVYDQMAEPRWVISMGSCANGGGYYHYSYAVVRGCDRIVPVDIYVPGCPPTAEALLYGIIQLQNKIRRTNTIAR, encoded by the coding sequence ATGGGAGTAGAAGGGGTTCTGGAAAAAGGTTTTGTCACCACGACAGCCGATGCTCTGATCAACTGGGCGCGTACTGGTTCGTTGTGGCCAATGACCTTTGGCTTGGCTTGCTGTGCAGTGGAAATGATGCACGCAGGGGCTTCACGTTACGATCTCGACCGTTTTGGCATTGTGTTCCGCCCCAGTCCGCGCCAGTCGGATGTGATGATCGTGGCGGGCACGCTGACCAACAAGATGGCTCCAGCACTGCGCAAGGTCTATGATCAAATGGCTGAACCGCGTTGGGTTATTTCGATGGGGTCTTGTGCCAATGGTGGTGGTTACTACCATTATTCCTATGCGGTGGTGCGGGGCTGTGACCGTATCGTGCCTGTTGATATTTACGTTCCCGGTTGTCCGCCAACCGCCGAAGCTCTGCTGTATGGGATTATCCAATTGCAGAACAAAATCCGTCGAACCAATACGATAGCGCGGTAA
- the nuoH gene encoding NADH-quinone oxidoreductase subunit NuoH: MMEILANFFGAFLPEWLVTLLLILIKVMAIVIPLILLVAYATYAERKIIGFMQVRVGPNRVGFKGLLQPFADMFKLIFKEIIVPEKSNRFLFLIAPLLAMGPAFAAWAVIPFSDGLVLADVNAGLLFLLALTSLGIYGVIIAGWASNSKYAQLSAMRLGAQMVSYEIAMGFALVGVLMASGSLNLGDIVRAQSGSIFSWFVWPLFGLFVVYFIAGVAETNRAPFDVAEGESEIVAGFHVEYSGMAFSIFFLAEYANMWLISALTALMFLGGWLSPFQGLDFLTNMPVLGLFFGDGVHWLLLKASFFMLLFFWFRATFPRYRYDQIMRLGWKILIPVTLVWIFAEGLAIALGWKPWL, translated from the coding sequence ATGATGGAAATACTCGCAAATTTCTTCGGTGCATTTCTCCCTGAGTGGCTGGTAACGCTGCTGTTGATCCTGATCAAGGTGATGGCGATTGTCATACCACTGATCCTGCTGGTGGCGTATGCAACCTATGCGGAACGCAAAATCATCGGTTTCATGCAGGTGCGGGTGGGGCCGAATCGGGTCGGTTTCAAAGGCTTGTTGCAGCCGTTTGCGGATATGTTCAAGCTGATTTTCAAGGAAATCATTGTTCCTGAAAAGTCTAACCGCTTTCTGTTTTTGATTGCACCGTTGCTGGCGATGGGGCCTGCGTTTGCGGCCTGGGCGGTGATTCCGTTTAGCGATGGTTTGGTGTTGGCGGATGTGAATGCCGGGTTATTGTTCTTGTTGGCGCTGACTTCCTTGGGGATTTACGGGGTCATCATTGCGGGTTGGGCATCGAATTCCAAATACGCGCAGCTCAGTGCGATGCGTCTTGGGGCGCAAATGGTGTCGTATGAAATTGCGATGGGCTTTGCCTTAGTCGGCGTGCTGATGGCCTCCGGTAGCTTGAATCTGGGCGATATTGTGCGGGCGCAATCCGGCAGTATTTTTAGCTGGTTTGTGTGGCCGTTGTTTGGTTTGTTTGTGGTGTATTTCATCGCCGGGGTGGCAGAAACCAACCGTGCGCCCTTCGACGTGGCGGAAGGTGAATCTGAAATCGTGGCGGGTTTCCATGTGGAATATTCCGGCATGGCCTTCTCGATTTTCTTCCTCGCTGAATACGCGAATATGTGGCTGATTTCGGCACTGACGGCGCTGATGTTCCTGGGTGGCTGGTTGTCGCCGTTTCAGGGGCTGGATTTCCTGACGAATATGCCGGTGTTGGGGCTGTTTTTCGGGGATGGTGTCCACTGGTTATTGCTGAAGGCGTCGTTCTTCATGCTGCTGTTTTTCTGGTTCCGGGCGACATTCCCGCGTTACCGTTATGACCAGATCATGCGCTTGGGGTGGAAAATTCTGATCCCGGTGACGCTGGTGTGGATTTTTGCGGAAGGTCTGGCGATTGCGCTGGGCTGGAAACCGTGGCTGTAA
- the nuoF gene encoding NADH-quinone oxidoreductase subunit NuoF produces MANQVCFITTQFGDQAHTLESYLKVGGYSAWKKILAEKPPAVEVIEEIKDSGLRGRGGAGFPTGMKWSFMPRDMPGQKYIVCNSDESEPGTCKDRDILRFNPHALVEGMAIAGYSIGATVGYNYMRGEFMDEPFIRFEQAVKEAYEMGLLGKNIQGSGVDFDLHGTLGAGAYVCGEETALLESLEGKKGQPRFKPPFPASFGLYGRPTTINNTETLSSIPVIMRNGGKWFADLGVKNSGGEKLFSMSGHLNNPGNFEIPMGMPFPELLALAGGVRNGRKLKAVIPGGSSVPVLPGEVMMGLTMDYDTISKAGSYLGSGAVIVMDDTTDMVKVLQRISRFYFSESCGQCTPCREGTGWLYRMLTRIVEGKGKLEDVTRLEEISHNIEGRSICALGEAAAMPVWSFVKHFREEFEYYVEHGRSMVAKG; encoded by the coding sequence ATGGCAAATCAAGTCTGTTTCATCACCACCCAATTCGGCGATCAAGCCCACACACTGGAAAGCTACCTCAAGGTTGGCGGCTATTCGGCGTGGAAAAAAATTCTGGCAGAAAAGCCCCCCGCTGTAGAAGTCATTGAGGAAATCAAGGATTCCGGCTTGCGCGGACGTGGCGGGGCAGGGTTCCCCACCGGCATGAAGTGGAGCTTTATGCCGCGTGACATGCCGGGGCAAAAATACATCGTGTGCAACTCGGACGAATCCGAACCGGGTACGTGCAAAGACCGTGACATCCTGCGTTTCAACCCGCACGCGCTGGTGGAAGGCATGGCGATTGCTGGTTACAGCATTGGCGCGACGGTGGGTTACAACTACATGCGCGGCGAATTTATGGATGAACCTTTCATTCGTTTCGAGCAGGCGGTGAAAGAAGCTTACGAAATGGGTTTGCTGGGCAAAAACATTCAAGGTTCCGGTGTCGATTTCGACCTGCACGGCACGCTTGGTGCGGGTGCGTATGTGTGCGGCGAAGAGACCGCGCTGCTGGAATCGCTGGAAGGCAAAAAAGGCCAGCCGCGTTTCAAACCGCCATTCCCGGCGAGTTTCGGTCTGTACGGTCGCCCAACCACCATTAATAACACCGAAACGCTGTCGTCCATTCCGGTCATTATGCGCAACGGCGGCAAGTGGTTTGCTGATCTAGGCGTAAAAAACTCCGGTGGCGAAAAGCTGTTTTCGATGTCCGGTCATCTGAATAATCCGGGCAATTTTGAAATTCCGATGGGAATGCCGTTCCCTGAATTGCTGGCACTGGCGGGCGGGGTACGCAACGGACGCAAGCTGAAAGCGGTGATTCCAGGTGGATCTTCCGTACCCGTATTACCGGGCGAGGTGATGATGGGGCTGACGATGGATTACGACACCATCTCAAAGGCAGGTTCTTACCTCGGTTCGGGCGCGGTGATCGTGATGGACGACACCACCGATATGGTCAAGGTGTTGCAGCGCATTTCACGCTTTTACTTCTCCGAATCCTGCGGGCAATGCACGCCTTGCCGTGAAGGCACGGGCTGGTTGTACCGCATGTTGACCCGGATTGTGGAAGGCAAGGGCAAGCTGGAAGACGTGACGCGGCTGGAAGAAATTTCCCACAATATCGAAGGGCGTTCCATTTGTGCCTTGGGTGAAGCGGCAGCGATGCCGGTGTGGAGCTTCGTTAAGCACTTCCGCGAAGAATTTGAATACTACGTCGAACACGGTCGTAGCATGGTGGCGAAGGGGTAA
- a CDS encoding NADH-quinone oxidoreductase subunit J, whose product MIFEQIIFYLFSAVLVTAAVGMVTVRNPVYAALCLILSFFTSAALWLLLEAEFLGIVLVLVYVGAVMVLFLFVIMMLDLNIDPLKEGFAKYAPVGFLVAGVIAVEMIMVLRSAPFQIATPKAPAPENNTEALGAILYTNYVYPFEIAAVILVVAIIAAIVLTLRRRPDSRKQDISEQVQVKRADRVRLVKMKSETKEQA is encoded by the coding sequence ATGATATTCGAGCAGATTATCTTTTACCTGTTTTCCGCTGTATTGGTGACAGCGGCAGTGGGTATGGTGACGGTACGTAACCCGGTGTATGCGGCGTTGTGCCTTATTTTGAGCTTTTTTACCAGTGCCGCGTTGTGGTTGCTGTTGGAGGCGGAATTCCTCGGCATTGTGCTGGTGTTGGTGTATGTCGGCGCGGTGATGGTGTTGTTCCTGTTTGTCATCATGATGCTGGATTTGAATATTGACCCGTTGAAAGAGGGCTTTGCCAAATACGCGCCGGTCGGTTTTTTGGTGGCAGGCGTGATTGCGGTGGAAATGATCATGGTGTTGCGCAGTGCACCGTTTCAGATTGCGACCCCCAAAGCGCCAGCGCCGGAAAACAATACCGAAGCCTTGGGTGCAATTTTGTATACCAATTATGTGTACCCGTTTGAGATTGCTGCGGTCATTCTGGTGGTGGCGATTATTGCGGCGATTGTCCTGACTTTGCGGCGTCGCCCGGATTCGCGCAAGCAGGATATTAGCGAGCAGGTGCAGGTGAAGCGTGCAGACCGTGTGCGTCTGGTCAAGATGAAATCTGAAACCAAGGAGCAAGCATGA
- a CDS encoding NADH-quinone oxidoreductase subunit D, which produces MPEIRNFTLNFGPAHPAAHGVLRLVLEMDGETIVRADPHIGLLHRGTEKLAESKPYNQSIGYMDRLDYVSMMCNEHGYVLAIEKLLGITAPERALYIRTMFDEITRILNHLLWIGAHALDVGAMTMFLYAFREREDLMDAYEAVSGARLHATYYRPGGVYRDLPDSMPQFLPNRFRSEAEAKRLNGNRGGSLLDFLEDFTNRFPGYVDEYETLLTDNRIWKQRLVGIGVVSPERALQLGFSGPMLRGSGVEWDLRKKQPYAAYDKMDFDIPVGVQGDSYDRYLVRVEEMRQSNSIIKQCIKWLRVNPGAVMLDDSKVAPPTRGEMKQDMEALIQHFKLMTEGFCLPVGESYAAVEHPKGEFGCYIVSDGANKPYRLKVRAPGFAHLSALDEMTKGHMLADVVAIIGTQDIVFGEVDR; this is translated from the coding sequence ATGCCTGAAATTCGCAATTTTACGCTGAACTTTGGTCCAGCCCATCCGGCAGCGCACGGCGTGTTGCGTCTGGTGCTGGAAATGGATGGTGAAACCATCGTGCGTGCCGACCCGCATATTGGCTTGCTGCACCGTGGTACTGAAAAGCTGGCCGAGAGCAAACCGTATAACCAAAGCATCGGCTACATGGATCGCCTCGACTACGTGTCGATGATGTGCAACGAACACGGCTATGTGCTGGCGATTGAGAAGCTGCTGGGGATTACTGCCCCGGAACGTGCGCTCTACATCCGTACCATGTTTGACGAAATTACCCGTATTCTCAATCACTTGCTGTGGATTGGCGCACACGCGCTGGACGTGGGTGCAATGACCATGTTCCTGTACGCTTTCCGCGAACGTGAAGATTTGATGGATGCTTACGAAGCGGTGTCCGGCGCACGCTTACACGCCACCTATTACCGTCCGGGCGGGGTATATCGGGATCTGCCGGATTCCATGCCGCAATTCCTGCCGAACCGTTTTCGCTCGGAAGCCGAAGCCAAGCGCCTCAATGGCAATCGCGGCGGTTCCTTGCTGGATTTTCTGGAAGACTTCACCAACCGTTTCCCCGGTTATGTGGATGAATACGAAACTCTGTTGACCGATAACCGTATCTGGAAACAGCGTTTGGTGGGGATCGGTGTGGTATCACCCGAACGTGCCCTGCAACTGGGTTTCAGCGGCCCAATGCTGCGCGGCTCTGGGGTTGAATGGGATTTGCGCAAGAAACAGCCGTATGCCGCCTACGACAAAATGGACTTCGATATTCCGGTCGGGGTGCAAGGTGACAGCTATGACCGTTATCTGGTGCGGGTGGAAGAAATGCGCCAGTCCAATAGCATTATCAAGCAGTGCATCAAGTGGTTGCGGGTGAATCCCGGCGCGGTGATGTTGGACGACAGCAAGGTAGCCCCACCGACGCGCGGCGAGATGAAGCAGGACATGGAAGCGCTGATCCAGCACTTCAAACTGATGACCGAGGGTTTCTGCCTGCCAGTAGGCGAGTCGTATGCCGCTGTGGAACATCCCAAAGGTGAGTTTGGTTGCTATATCGTCTCTGACGGTGCAAACAAACCTTATCGCCTGAAAGTTCGCGCACCGGGATTTGCACACCTGTCAGCTCTGGATGAAATGACCAAAGGCCACATGCTGGCTGACGTGGTAGCGATTATCGGCACACAAGATATTGTATTCGGGGAGGTTGACCGTTGA
- the ndhC gene encoding NADH-quinone oxidoreductase subunit A, with amino-acid sequence MLGEYLPILVFLAVGFGLAVVLLGLGLLAGPRRPDAEKDSPFECGFPAFEDSRIKFDVRYYLVAILFIIFDLEIAFLFPWAVVLDTIGVFGIVAMGIFLTILIVGFIYEWKKGALEWE; translated from the coding sequence ATGCTAGGAGAATACCTTCCCATTCTCGTTTTTCTGGCGGTCGGTTTTGGCTTGGCAGTGGTATTGCTGGGCTTGGGGCTGCTTGCAGGCCCGCGCCGACCCGACGCAGAAAAAGATTCACCATTCGAGTGCGGCTTTCCCGCGTTTGAAGACTCCCGCATCAAGTTTGATGTGCGTTACTACCTTGTCGCCATCCTCTTCATTATCTTCGACCTTGAAATTGCCTTCCTGTTTCCATGGGCTGTGGTGCTCGACACCATTGGCGTGTTCGGCATTGTCGCGATGGGTATTTTCCTGACTATCCTGATTGTTGGTTTTATCTACGAATGGAAGAAAGGGGCGCTGGAATGGGAGTAG
- the secG gene encoding preprotein translocase subunit SecG — translation MIVLILMQQGKGADAGAAFGSGASGTVFGSQGSANFLSRTTGILATVFFLVALALAFLASGRTIESGSIMGGHTTTPAPAAVETAPAAPASDVPPAPTVEKSSASDVPVAPVEKNPTEKPVEAEKPVQEQK, via the coding sequence ATGATTGTGTTGATTTTGATGCAGCAAGGCAAAGGTGCAGATGCAGGTGCTGCTTTCGGTAGCGGCGCATCAGGTACTGTATTTGGTTCACAAGGTTCAGCCAACTTCCTGAGCCGTACCACGGGGATTCTGGCGACAGTTTTCTTTTTGGTGGCATTGGCATTGGCATTCCTTGCATCAGGTCGCACTATCGAGTCTGGTAGTATCATGGGGGGACACACAACAACGCCCGCCCCGGCAGCAGTGGAAACAGCACCAGCAGCCCCTGCGAGTGATGTTCCACCGGCTCCAACAGTTGAAAAATCTTCTGCCAGTGATGTTCCAGTTGCACCAGTGGAAAAAAATCCTACTGAAAAGCCCGTTGAGGCTGAAAAACCTGTGCAAGAACAGAAATAG
- the nuoG gene encoding NADH-quinone oxidoreductase subunit NuoG, with protein MAEEFVTIEINDQPIQARKGAMLIEVADDNGITIPRFCYHKKLSVAANCRMCLVEMEKSWKAIPACATPVNAGMKFWTRSEKARNAQKAIMEFLLINHPLDCPICDQGGECELQDVSVGYGSNKSQYAEIKRVVLDKDIGPLIETEMTRCIQCTRCVRFGDEIAGMREMGGVGRGDRLEIGTYIEKSLKSELSGNVIDLCPVGALTAKPSRYKARAWEMQSHDSIAPHDCVGSNLHVHTFQKEVVRAVPRNNEAINECWISDRDRFSYQGIRSADRITKPQIKRDGHWYDATWQQALDATAEILRAADPARTGALANATSTLEELYLFQRLMRGLNIRNIDHRLRQTDFSDQDAAPICPSLGMPIEQLEQQNAVFLVGSNARQEQPLLNHRLRKAALKGAQVMALNPRAFDFNYDVAQQAVAPAEMLQALQAIANDPDNGVMAALQQAEHATVLLGNVATQHPDFAALRAAAYTIAQQTGATFGYLAESANSVGAWVTGVVPHRLSAGRELKQPGVPVSEFLNDKTRTFVLLNTELADFANPQQAMQALSAAANVIVIAPFADEVTRKYATVLLPGSTFAETSGTFCNVAGQWQSFKGAAKLPDEARPTWKILRVLGNTAGVPEFDWVATEEIVAELHLELDGVESCNNTYNADGRMQYAPTEEGRGVLHTPSSNHFQRIGDVEMYRVDPLVRRAKALQAMIPPAAVHLNPQDAANMGVAAGDALKVSQGAVAITLPAQLDAGIPVGCAGIQSGIEISSVLGAAFGTLQITKAGE; from the coding sequence ATGGCAGAAGAATTCGTCACAATTGAGATTAATGACCAGCCGATTCAGGCGCGTAAAGGCGCAATGCTGATTGAAGTGGCTGACGACAATGGCATTACCATCCCGCGTTTTTGCTACCACAAAAAACTGTCGGTAGCTGCCAACTGCCGGATGTGTCTGGTGGAAATGGAAAAGTCGTGGAAGGCTATTCCCGCTTGCGCGACCCCGGTGAATGCGGGCATGAAGTTCTGGACGCGCTCAGAAAAAGCCCGCAACGCCCAAAAAGCGATCATGGAATTCCTGCTGATCAATCACCCGTTGGATTGCCCGATCTGTGATCAGGGCGGTGAATGCGAATTGCAGGACGTGTCGGTCGGTTACGGCAGCAATAAATCGCAATACGCTGAAATCAAACGGGTGGTGCTGGACAAAGACATCGGCCCGCTGATCGAAACCGAAATGACCCGTTGTATCCAGTGTACCCGCTGCGTGCGTTTCGGTGACGAAATTGCCGGGATGCGCGAAATGGGTGGGGTAGGGCGCGGCGACCGTCTCGAAATCGGCACTTATATCGAAAAGTCGCTCAAATCCGAACTGTCAGGCAATGTGATTGACCTGTGTCCGGTCGGTGCGCTGACCGCTAAACCTTCGCGTTACAAGGCGCGGGCGTGGGAAATGCAGTCACACGATAGCATTGCCCCACACGATTGCGTGGGTTCCAACCTGCATGTGCATACTTTCCAGAAGGAAGTGGTGCGTGCAGTGCCCCGCAACAATGAAGCCATCAATGAGTGCTGGATTTCAGACCGCGATCGCTTCAGTTATCAAGGTATCCGCAGCGCTGACCGTATTACCAAGCCGCAGATCAAGCGTGACGGTCACTGGTATGACGCGACTTGGCAACAGGCGTTGGATGCTACGGCGGAAATATTGCGTGCGGCTGACCCGGCACGCACGGGGGCATTGGCCAATGCCACGTCTACGCTGGAAGAGTTGTATTTGTTCCAGCGGCTGATGCGCGGTTTGAATATCCGCAATATCGACCACCGCTTACGCCAGACTGATTTCAGCGATCAGGATGCTGCGCCCATTTGCCCGTCACTGGGAATGCCTATCGAGCAACTGGAACAGCAGAACGCTGTTTTTCTGGTCGGCTCGAATGCACGTCAAGAGCAGCCCTTGCTGAATCATCGCCTTCGTAAGGCCGCCCTCAAGGGTGCGCAAGTGATGGCGTTGAACCCGCGTGCGTTTGACTTCAACTACGACGTAGCACAACAGGCTGTTGCCCCGGCTGAGATGTTGCAAGCCCTGCAAGCGATTGCCAATGACCCCGACAATGGCGTAATGGCTGCGCTGCAACAGGCGGAACATGCCACGGTATTACTGGGTAATGTCGCGACTCAGCACCCAGATTTTGCGGCATTACGGGCTGCGGCTTACACGATTGCCCAACAAACTGGCGCAACCTTCGGTTATCTGGCGGAAAGCGCCAACAGTGTTGGTGCTTGGGTAACAGGTGTCGTACCCCATCGCTTGTCGGCAGGGCGCGAACTCAAGCAGCCGGGCGTGCCGGTGAGTGAGTTCCTGAATGACAAGACCCGCACCTTCGTATTGCTGAATACTGAGCTGGCAGATTTCGCCAACCCACAGCAGGCGATGCAAGCGCTCAGCGCCGCTGCAAACGTCATTGTGATTGCGCCGTTTGCGGATGAAGTGACACGTAAGTACGCCACTGTATTATTGCCCGGTTCTACGTTTGCGGAAACCTCCGGCACCTTTTGTAATGTGGCTGGTCAGTGGCAAAGCTTCAAGGGGGCGGCGAAGTTGCCAGACGAGGCTCGTCCTACTTGGAAAATCCTGCGCGTTCTCGGTAATACCGCCGGTGTACCTGAGTTCGATTGGGTGGCTACCGAAGAAATCGTCGCGGAACTGCACCTCGAACTTGACGGCGTAGAATCCTGCAACAATACCTACAACGCAGATGGGCGTATGCAATACGCCCCTACGGAAGAAGGTAGGGGCGTATTGCATACGCCCTCTTCCAACCATTTCCAGCGTATCGGTGATGTGGAAATGTACCGTGTCGACCCATTGGTGCGCCGTGCCAAGGCGTTGCAGGCGATGATTCCACCAGCGGCTGTCCATTTGAATCCGCAAGACGCGGCGAATATGGGCGTGGCGGCAGGTGATGCGCTGAAAGTGTCGCAAGGTGCGGTGGCGATTACGCTTCCGGCGCAGTTGGATGCGGGTATTCCCGTCGGGTGTGCGGGTATCCAATCCGGGATTGAAATATCCAGTGTGTTAGGCGCGGCCTTTGGTACGCTCCAAATAACAAAGGCAGGGGAATGA